The Stegostoma tigrinum isolate sSteTig4 chromosome 9, sSteTig4.hap1, whole genome shotgun sequence genome segment CAAATTCTGTAAAATAAGTAATCTGATATAATGAACTCATTACCTCTGACAGCTTGGGAATTTGATGCAAGCACAAAGAACTTGATGAGGCCAATGTATAGTGGTGAATAGTCATGTTcccagatcacagctggaatcaCAAGGAGTTTCCCATAGCCAGATAGTAATAAAGCTACTAGCAATGTGTTGCAGTTTGATTTCTTCTGGATGAAATCTTTGTTTGTTAACCACAAAATGAAAAGTGTCCCACTGAGGAATGCTGCTAGTTCTAGACATTGAAAAAAGGCACATATTAATCTAATTATCTTATGGTACTGTTGCAAGTGatactttaaataaaaaaaagatacATTGCTTTTAATTTTGTAAAACATCTCAGgttgcttcacaggagcatttgaCAGTGAAGTTCAAGACAATGTTTCACAAAGAAATGTTGCATCAGGGAGTCaaatgcttggtcaaagaggtagttTTTAAAGAATGTCTTAGAGGGCAGAGAGGTAGAGAGGCTGAAAGATTAGAgggggaattccagagattaagGCCTTGGCAACCAACACTTCAAGCAGCTACCTGTGTGGGAGCAATTAAAATCGATGATATGTAAGATGTCACAAATAGTGCAAGGCAGAGATCTTAGAAGGGTGTACCTCTGGAGGAGGTTACTGGGATGGGAGGAGATAGACCACGAAGGAATCTGAAAACAGAGCTGAGCATTTGAAAAATCAAATCATTGATGAACTGGCGTCAATATAGATTAGTGAGCGAGAGGTGAGGGGTGAAAAGGACTTGGTGcataagataggagcaggagaacaTTGGATGATCTCAAGTTTGtggaatcacagaactgttacagcgcagaaggaggtcattcagctcattgtgtctgtgccaTTTCTACAAATCGTCACATCACTGACTGCCATTCTTCTGACTTCCCTCATAACCATGCACATTGTTTCTCTTCCAAAAACCACTTAGCATCCTTTTGAATACCTTGATTTAACCTGTCCTCACCACAaacccagacagtgcattccagatcctaaccactcactgtgtgggGGGAAGAAACCTTTCCTCATATCAGGTTTTGAACAGaaagtcatttgcaaatttgctaatgacacaaagtcAGGCAGCATTATAGACACTGTAGGTGATTACATTGCAAAGATATattgatagactaagtgaatgggcaaaatagtggcagatggaggtcaatGTAAGCAAGTataaggttatccattttggaccgaaaaaggatagatcagggtactttctgGGCAGTATGAAGCTAAAAATGGTGCCTGTCCAAAGAGACATGGCATTCAGGTGCATTGATCTTTAAAACACCACAGATAggggcagaaaataatcaagtaaGCTAATGAAATGATGGCCTTTTTATCTGGAGGATGAGAGTACAATGCAAAAGTTAGGCTGCAGTTACACAAAATCCTGGTTGGATCTCATTTGAAGCAGAGTGAGCAAATCTGGACACTACACattaggaaagatatattggccttggagtcAGTACAACATAGGTTAACAAAAATGACAGCTGGCCTTCAGGGATTAAGTTACGAAGAcagattacacaaattaggctTTTTTCCCCTAGAATTTAGAAGCTTAAGGGGTcacctgatcaaagtcttcaaaatattaataGTCCTGAATTTGAAAGCGACTAATATCCTAGCAATGAGATTTGCCCCATTTTATATTCAGGTAACTAAAATCTCTCATTATAATTACACCTCCTAATCTTTTCCTCTAATTGGTAGTCTATTGACTACAACAAACAATGTAATTACAGCCTTTTGATCCTTAGCTCTCCCATTATCCTGTGCATTTTGATAACTCTCTCTAAAAATTCCCCTGGTTACGACACCCCTGCGAAGTTGGTTTAAACCCTGCCGAATATCATGAACAACTCCACACGGGTAATGTTTAATTTGAAATCTTTATTGTGAAAAGCAACTATGTTGCACATTTCCTTCTCTAGTTCATGTGTTTTATTCAGATTACATTAACAGGTGGGTGATTCCTGCCTGGAGTGTGGGCATCACTCATACCTGTTGTCCATTCTATTATCCTTGAACTGATTGACTGATTCTGAGGCTACTTACGAAACAACCACAACGATGTGGGTCAAGAGTCACATGTAATCCGGACTGGGTAAGGTCGGCCAGGTTCCTCCTCTAACacacattactgaaccagattagtttttacaacaatcagcagaAGTAACACGATTGCCATTAGACcagcatttaattccagattcttttctttactgaattcaaatttcaccaaaatGGTGATTGGAGCTCACGTTCATGCCtgggctctggattactaatccaatgACATTAACACTACACTACTTACCCAAACTAGCTAATCCAAACATCTGGTAGAAATCCCATTCTTTGGCATAACGAATTATATCTGTTGGATCAACTGCTTGCTGTGAGTCCTGTAGCTGTGACCATCGAAGATATGCTTCACACAACAAGCAGAATATGCACAGCTTCCAATGAATCTGAAGAAAAAGGTAACAGAAACATCACTGGATTAACCATCCTGATATTCCAAGAGGTGGCTGGTCTCTCATGAGATTATCCAAGTAATTGAAGCCTCAGATGGACACCGGAGAGTACGTTGTGTATTTTAGCCATTGGTTCAATATAGTATCAATACCTTcaggaggaaagaaaacaaaactgcttttATCACCAAAAGTTCCATTTTATGAGAAATGTATTGGTCACAAAATGTATAATATTTGTGTTGTATTTTAGTGTAATTACCAAGCAATTCATCATGAAGTAATAATGTAATTTTAGAAGTACTTACATTAATTTTAGTGTTGAGGATGATATGCCTATAAGCTTGCACTTTGCACAAGATTGCATCAATGAGTATGATCACTGGGTCATATTCAATGTACTTGTCAACTGGTTTCTGGCATGATTTctgaaagcaaaatcaaaattTTTTTGGTACATGTTCTTTAATTACTGGAATAATATTGTTACTATTTATTGATTTGTAGAAGAAATACATCATAAGCCTTACAATGATCAGAGAGCTGTATTGTTATTGTGCATTTATGCAAAAAAACACAAGTTCAATGaaataagaatgtaagaaataggagtagtATATAATTACTAAAGTTAGAAAGTGTAATGTTGTACAATAAGTAGTTCACTTATTTCGgacaaaagaaaactgaataTGAACAATTATGTAGCACAGGCCaacatttaaattacattttccATTCTGCCATTTGGGAGTTGGCAGTCCATCTGTTTATTAATTCATTTCTGGTTATGGGActaagggaatgctgcacttttgGAGATGTTTCTGAAGACGACCTTGAGGCAAGGCTCCAAATGGTCTGTCCATGGCATAGCGCAGGGTGTTCTCCAAGCAGCGTGGTTAAGATCTACATCGTCAAAACAAGTTCACTGAGCAATGCcacaggagcaggagagctgacgtttcaggcctagacccttcttcagaaatgctccatttctgaagaagggtctaggcccgaaatgtcagctctcctgctcctatcatgctgcttggcctgctgtgttcatccagctgtacaccttgttatctcagattttccagcatctgcagttcctactttctcaagTTCACTGAGCAGTTGTCTCATTACTATTTGTGAGAAGTTACTGTTACAAATTGGTTGCTAAATTTCCTCCACCTTATTACTGTTCAAAGTAAAGGGACAACCTGGCTGTGAAGTATATTGGAGTAATTTTGCATCTGTGAAAGGTGCAGAGAAAATGCAATATCTTTCTTTTGTAAAAATTTGAATACTCACCTCTTTCCTGGACTGGTACAGGTGCAAAAACAGTCAAAATTATGAAGGCCCTGTTTTACCAATGAGGAAGAAGTTGTTCCTACTGGTGATTGATCAAGAACAAGAAGCAATTGATTTAAGATTAGTTGTAAAAGAAGCAATGTGACAAGAGAAAAATGATTTTATGCAGCAATTAGTTataggcagctcaccagcaccttcatAAGGGCAGCTAGTGTAGGCAATAAATCACGCCTCCTCGTTACactcaaatcccatgaatgaatttttttaaaaaatctcaaattcacttgCCAAGAGTGGGATGGAAGCAAGTTCAATTGAAGCAATCAACAAAGAATTGAATTATCGTAAGGGATTAATTATACGGAATGCATTAGTGCTTGTGTGCATGTGCAGCTGCAGCCAAAGATGACATCGGGTCTTTATAGGGAGCACTTCAGGCAGCAACGTCACCTGCATCTATTACGTCGATGTGCACAATGCACAATGATGACATTATCAGCGGTACGTTGCTGATAAGGGGTTTGGAAAGTTGGTGGTGGAAGTTTGACACCAGCTGGACCAAAACAAGGAGTATCTGCCCTCCAGCTGTTGCGCTGTCTGCTCCAAGGGAACTGCTAAAAGCGACATAACAGAAGGATTTTGGAGTCTTTGTCCAGTTTAATCACTTGAAAgaatagatgcagaaaggttgtttccctttgtgggagagtctaagaaTGAAAGGCTTCACATGTAAGAAAGAGATGAGAAAGAAATTCTTCTCACATAAGGTaatgagcttgtggaattctttactgaggAGGGTTGTTAAGGATGGGTCATTAAAAACACTTAAGTCTGAGAGAGATAATTTTTTAATCAGTATGGGAATCAagtatagggaaaaggcaggaaagtggagttgaggattatcaagtCAGCCATAActttaatgaatggcagatttGATGGTCTGAACGGCcgacttctgctcctacgtcttatgcaGACTGAGCCAGAGTGTTGATCCTTTGCCTGTTTGCCACAATCTTCCCGTACCTCCTTCATTGGAATAGTAACTTATTGTCACACATTTTTACGAAAAGTACAGTGCAACGTATTTAAGTTGCCACACTCCGGCACCTATATTGAGAACAAAAATCATACTAAAAAAAACTAAGGCAAAATCTATCTTTGTTCATCGCAGCTCAGGGGTTCCCAAGGTCAAGGAAAGACAGGAACTATTCTCCATCACAGCAGAAAGTTGATATTGAAGCTGCCCAATCTCAGGCTGGGCCACCATGCTATCAAAGACTCCACAAACACTGCCTCAAAGACCCACCACGCCTGACTGCTGAAGCAGACCACCATGCTGGGTATTGGGATTCTGGGACAGAAGATGCTGTAGAGGCCTTCTCATCCACACCATTGGATTTCCAGGTTGAAACCACTGCATAGCTGAAGATGCCACCAACCTGGGCCTTTGGAATCCTGTGTCAGACCCACCACTCCACTGAAGATGCCAAAGCAGACCACTTTCACCACTGCAGCAGCCTCCCGAAACATCCTTTATGGCAATGTAATCCAGCAACAGCTTCTTAGGATGTTTCTCTCACAGGACCCAAGTTAACAGGTGCCATTTTTAAAGAGGCAGGTCGACAGTTTGGCACACGTGCAATGATCTTCAAATGGGTATCTGCATTGAGACACTTCCAGCAGTGCAATTTAGTTCCAACACTTCGGTGATGTTAGATCTCAACAGTGCATATATGCCCTCTTTGTGCCACCTGGTGATGCCATTCAAAATAGACACAGCCTTAAAAGGCCATAAGGAACAGGAACTGgcataggcctttcagccccttaagcctgccccTTCAATAGGACCACAGATgatgacattcctcacatccactttcctgtacTTTGGCTGTAAGCCTCAATTCCATCAAGAACGAATCTAAGCCTCAAATACATTGACCCCATTCATTTCTGTGGCTAGGATTTCTGAAGACTCTCAAATCTCTGAGAAAAAATTCCATCTCGTTTCAGTCTTCAATTTGGCACTCCTGATACAGAGActgtgccctcttgtcctagattctcccatgaggagaaacatccccTTAGCATTTACCCCATAAAGATCCCAAAGAATCCAACATTTTTCagtgaagtcacctctcaatcttttgAAGTCCAGTCAATAGAGTCCAAACCTGTTTACCCTCCACtcacaagacaatccctccatatcagggatcattctcgtgaacctttTCTGAGCTACCTAcaatgaaatgttttttttaaatgaagggaCTAAAACTTCTCTCATGCACCCCAGCTGTGGACTCACCATCTTGAATAAttgcagtaaaacttccctactcttacatTCCAACCCCCTTCAAATAAGAGCcagcattttaatttgctttcctgattacttgctgcatctgtaTCCCTCTTGCAATCTGCTTTTTCCCCTATTTTGTATCACCTGAAAATTTGGCGACAGTACATTAACTTCCTTCCTGATTTATTATTATATATTGCAAACAGTTGCAGTGTCAGCAATGATTACTGTGGAACCACACTAGCTGCAGGTAACCAACCTGAAATACAGCCCCTTAGTCCCACGCTCTGCATACTGCCATGAcctaattctctatccatgccaatatactgcCTCCAAAGccatgggctctcatcttatgaCTTACCCTTTTCTGTTTTGTCAAATGCCTGTCCaaatacaacttttttttaatctgaaaaGGAACAACGTAGAGTCATAGTCATTGgatcatagagcatggaaacacaccctttggtccaactctccATACTGACCAgttttcctaaattaatctgcaGAGAATATAAGTCAGCAGAGTTCCACTTGGGGGTCTCACCCTGTGGGAAGACCCTATGCGGCGGAAACTGGATCCTTCAGCACACGTGATGTGGTGAAAAGCTTGTTTTAAATAGTAGCAATTCTACGTGATTCCAGAGACTTGTTTTTTCCCCCAAACTGGCTAAGATATTGCACTTACACAGATGGTTACCTTGATGACACCATGGATATAGACCCTGTGAagttctttttctgatgaagggtctaggcacaaaacatcagcttttgtgctcctaagacgctgcttggcctgctgtgttcatccagctccacattttttaatctcagattctccagaatttgcagttcccattagctctgatccgaaattaatcttgtcccatttgccagcatttggcctatatccctctaaaccctttccattcatatatccatccagatgccttttaaatgttgtaattgtaccaacctctgaCACTTCCCCTGGCAACTCATTCCTTAAGTGCAATGAAGAATCAGTGAGCAAAATGTTAGGACTCCCCAAACTTCTTTTTCTACAGTGGCCCCATTTTGATGCTTTCACAGTATCAcaaggaagatgggattagaaagggcaactttgggtcggcatggacaagatgggcccaATCGCTCCCTTCTGCAACATTTCTATGGTTCCAACTGCCCCGAGTGAGAATTGCGAGGGGCTGGTGGAAGAGACCTACAAGTGCAAGGTGCTCTGTGCACGGACATTAGTGCACAACGCAGAATTGTTATAAATCAGCAGAGTTCCACTTGGGGGCCTCACCCTGTGGGAAGACCCCAAGCGGCGGAAATTGGATCCTTCAGcacacatgatgggctgaatggcttgtttcaaACAGCAGCAATTCTACGTGATTCTAGAggcttgtttctttttcaaactgGCTAAGATTTTGCACTTACACAGATGGTTATCTTGATGACGCCGCGGCTATAGTCCCTGTGAAGTTCTTGCGCCTCCTCATTGCATTCCACGCACCGATAACACGCCGCCATTCCGACCAACGGCCGCTCACTTTCGACAAACTCGAACGCGAGGCCCAGACCatctcctcacacacaccaccccagctCCTCGCCGTTGCCGGGTTACCAGCCCATGCGTCGGAATCGTGACCCTCCAGCTGGGTGAAAGCGTCAGAAGGCGTCACCCGATACCTGTCGGGAGATGTAGTCCTTCCTTCCAATGAACAAACCGGTGTCTGAGCTGGTAGAACTACATCTTCCAGAGGACACGGCCGTGGCGCATCTCACCCCAGCCTCATCGTGCGCTTCCCAAAGAAGCAGACCCGCAGAAAAAAAATGGCAGCTGCCAGTCAGTCAGTCGCGGTGGCTGTCGTTGCTCAACTATTATTGTTTTCCCAATGCCGCTCGGCCTGGGCCGAGTACTTTTCTTCGCTATTGTCCTTTACTAGCAATAACCATCTGCAGAAGCAAGGCTGTGTTATGCAGTCTGAATTTGGAAAATCTGAAGACTTCGTGGAGTGCGGTGAGAGATTGACTTTATATTTTTCTTGCCACGTCCTTCATTTTGTACGGTCTGAAGTGCAAGTTTTTTCTGACTTCCGCATCCGCGGTCAGGACAGGTAGCTGCTAAATCTCTGTGATGATTGGATCCATGTAGGGTTGTATATATGGagttatattttttcaaatatgtAATTGCGGTACATTCCGAACACTATTATAAAAGCTGTTTATAAATTGCTGTTTTGACAATAACGAATGGTTCAATTTTAATGATGGCTCAAGATGTGTTTTCATCTGTTCTTTGTGCACTACTTATGTCCTCAAACATCCGAAGAACAACAGTTTAAGCCTTTGACATCAAAGGTCTTcacatgaggaatgggtaaccATGAGGTGACCAGAAGCTTAGACTAATAAACTTTGTGAAGGGTTTTGAAGGTGAGGATGGAAACAGGAAGCATCAGGCATTTACAGAATGAGTTGTAGTGAGGCCAACTATGgtgatttaaaaataatcaagaaCTCGTCATCAAAAAGGCTCGTCATAACCTTAAGATCCTTGATAACATTTTGGCACCTGCTGTCAGGATATTGCAGGGTTTGAACAATGATTGTATTGATTTTGGAGACTTTGACCTGAAATGTGTACTCTAGGAATGCCAGGAAGAATACTTGTAATTTGTTTTAGATCGTAAATTTGGCTCCAGTGCCTTAGAAGAGAATTAACATTATTGCAGTACCCCTGTACTGGAAATTTAACTGCGTGTAAACGTCAGTAATATGGGAACAGCAGTGTttgtcaacaaaatgtgaggctggatgaacacagcaggccaagcagcatctcaggagcacaaaagctgacgtttcgggcctacacccttcatcagagagggggacggggtgagggttctgaaataaatagggagaggggggaggcagactgaagatggagagtaaagaagataggtggagagagtataggtggggaggtagggaggggataggtcagtccagggaagacggacaggtcaaggaggtgggatgaggttagtaggtagatgggggtgcggcttggggtggaaggaagggatgggtgagaggaagaacaggttagggaggcagagacaggttggactggttttgggatgcagtgggtggaggggaagagctgggctggttgtgtggtgcagtggggggaggggacgaactgggctggtttagggatgcagttggggaaggggagattttgaaactggtgaagtccacattgacagtggatgcagtataccacattggcagatgtgcaggtgaacctctgcttaaatgtggaatgtcattttggggcctgggatggaggtgaggggggtggtgtgggggcaagtgtagcatttcctgcggttgagggacatgtggcgggggcggggtgtgagggacatgtggcgggggcggggtgtgagggacatgtggcggttgtggcgggggcggggtgtgagggacatttccctcacaccccgcccccgccaaaaccgcccaaagaggatccccctcgttctcacacaccaccccaccaacctccggatacaacgcatcatcctccgacacttccgccatctacaatccgaccccaccacccaagacatttttccatccccacccctgtctgctttccggagagaccactgtctccgtgactcccttgttcgctccacactgccctccaaccccaccacacccggcaccttcccctgcaaccgcaggaaatgctacacttgcccccacaccacccccctcacccccatcccaggccccaagatgacattccacatttaggcagaggttcacctgcacatctgccaatgtggtatactgcatccactgtcaatgtggacttcaccagtttcaaaatctccccttccccaactgcatccctaaaccagcccagttcgtcccctccccccactgcaccacacaaccagcccagctcttcccctccacccactgcatcccaaaaccagtccaacctgtctctgcctccctaacctgttcttcctctcgcccatcccttcctcgcacccccatctacctactaacctcatcccacctccttgacctgtccgtcttccctggactgacctatcccctccctacctccccacctatactctctccacctatcttcttttctctccatcttcggtccgcctccccctctctccctatttattccagttccctccccccatccccctctctgatgaagggtgtaggcccgaaacgtcagcttttgtgctcctgagatgctgcttggcctgctgtgttcatccagcctcacattttgttgtcttggattctccagcatctgcagttcccattatctcagcagtTTTTGTCAATTTTGTTTACTACCTCTGCAGTGAATGATTGTTGTTGACTGATAGGTCTGTCACCTGTTTGGTGTCTATATTTAAGAAGCACCAAACCTGCATCAAATTGTTCACAGACCATAGTACATTGTTGAAATGGAAATAAATGATTATCACTTTCAAATTACACTATTGTTCTGAAAGTAGTATAATGACCGCAGCTATtgagaatacagctcctcccacccaacttcctgcaaaaattccatcccctattcccaattcctccgcctttgccacatcttctcccaggatgatgcattccactcccatacatcccagatgtccttgttcttctgcCCCgccccccagtggtcgagaacactctcgaccgcatctcccagatttccacaactcatccctcacaccccgtccccacaataactgccaaaagacaatccccccctccccccacccccgcctcgccctcacataccgccccaccaacctccggatacaacacatcatcctctgacacttctgccgtctacaatccgaccccaccactaaagacatttttccatccccatccttgtctgctttccagagagaccactctctctgggactcccttgtctgctccacactcccctccaaccccaccacacccgacacttcccctgcaactgcaggaagtgctacacttgcccccacaccatctccctcacccccatcccaggccccaagataactttccacatcaagcagatgttcacctgcgcatctgccaatgtggtatactgcatccgctgtaccttttgtggcgtcctctacattggggaaaccaaacagaggtttggggaccactttgcagaacatctttgctgggttcgcaataaacaactgcacctcccagtcatgaactatttcagcctccccctcccattccttagacgacatgtccatcctgggcctcctgcagtgccataatgatgccaccggaaggttgcaggaacagcaactcatattccccttgggaaccctgcagccaatggtatcaatgtggatttcaccagcttcaaaatctgtccccctcccccatcccaaaaccagcccagctcgtccccgcctccctaacctgttcttcctctcacctgtcccctcctgccacctcaagccgcacctcaatttcctacctactaacctcatcccgcccccttgacctgtctgtcctccccggactgaccaatcccctccctacctccccacctacactctccactccacctatcttctcctctatccatctttggtccgcctccccctctctccctattcatttcagaaccctatccccatcccccttttctgatgaagggtcgaggcccgaaacgtcagcttttgtgctcctaatatgatGCTTGGCTCCACACGTTGTCATCTCGgcttctctggcatctgcagttcccattaactctgatcaCAGTGACCTATTTAGGTACCCTCTCTAGTTTCTCTGACTTTTGTACTCTCTTACTGTCATGGGATATTTTTTTTTTGCCCACTTTATCTG includes the following:
- the arv1 gene encoding protein ARV1 isoform X4, whose protein sequence is MAACYRCVECNEEAQELHRDYSRGVIKITICKSCQKPVDKYIEYDPVIILIDAILCKVQAYRHIILNTKINIHWKLCIFCLLCEAYLRWSQLQDSQQAVDPTDIIRYAKEWDFYQMFGLASLELAAFLSGTLFILWLTNKDFIQKKSNCNTLLVALLLSGYGKLLVIPAVIWEHDYSPLYIGLIKFFVLASNSQAVRG
- the arv1 gene encoding protein ARV1 isoform X3, with translation MAACYRCVECNEEAQELHRDYSRGVIKITICKSCQKPVDKYIEYDPVIILIDAILCKVQAYRHIILNTKINIHWKLCIFCLLCEAYLRWSQLQDSQQAVDPTDIIRYAKEWDFYQMFGLASLELAAFLSGTLFILWLTNKDFIQKKSNCNTLLVALLLSGYGKLLVIPAVIWEHDYSPLYIGLIKFFVLASNSQAVRDLSY
- the arv1 gene encoding protein ARV1 isoform X2; the protein is MAACYRCVECNEEAQELHRDYSRGVIKITICKSCQKPVDKYIEYDPVIILIDAILCKVQAYRHIILNTKINIHWKLCIFCLLCEAYLRWSQLQDSQQAVDPTDIIRYAKEWDFYQMFGLASLELAAFLSGTLFILWLTNKDFIQKKSNCNTLLVALLLSGYGKLLVIPAVIWEHDYSPLYIGLIKFFVLASNSQAVREEILSKRQANQLSSSKAEG